GCACTCCTGGCTGCCGCCCACCGCTCGGCCCGCGCCGGAACAACCCGCCCGTGGCCCTGGACGACGACGGCCAGGCCCACCACGTGAACAGAAATGCGGCAGCGCAACACCCTCTGCCTTCGCCCAGCCGCAGACTGACCAGTCGCCAGGTCCTGCGGGCCCGGTCAAGACCGTGTGCGCAGGCGGGGAGCCACACCTGGTCGGGCCGACGTCAGCTTCGCCGCCCCGGCCCGCCAGGAGGACGACAACGGCTCTCTGCCCTGGGGGACCGTGACGGACTTCAGTCCTGCCGAGCAGCTGCTGACGGACGTCTCCGAGCCGGACAGGGCCGCTGTGATCCGGCTGTCCCTTACTGCCACTCCGGAACAGATGGGCGGCGCACTGCTGGACTTTGAGCACTTCCTGTCGACCGTGTGCCAGGACGATAGATCCGTCCGCCTAGCGCTGTGGTCCACCGTCCACGGCCGGAGCTTCTCGGGGTTGCGTACGGCCCAGATGTGCGTGATCTGGTCGCCTGCGATGCCGAATGCGTACACGGTCACGATGACGCCGTCCTGCTGGGCGACGAGGCCGGGCTGACCGTTGACGGTACGCTCCAGGATCGTCAGGTTGGCAAGCCTGCCGGCGAGATCGACGAGGCCGCGCGCGAGCTGCTCGGCGTCTTCGAGCGGGCGGCGCACGGTGGTGGCGAGGCCGCCTCCGTCGCTGGTTGTCGTGACGTCCGGGTCGAGGAGGCCGATGAGGGCGTCGATGTCCTTGGCTTCCCAGGCCTGCTTCAAGTTCCTGACGATGGCAAGTTGCCGGGCGGCCGGGGGCGCGGGTGTTTGCGAGGTGCGGATGCGCCGGCGGGCCGATGAGGCCGGCTTGTGGCAGGCCGCCGGCGTGCGGCCGACGATGTCGGCGACTTCGGCGGACGGGTAGCGGAAGACGTCGTGGAGGATGAAGGCGACGCGCTCGGCCGGGGTCATTGATTCGAGTACGACGAGGAAGGCCATGTTGATCGACTCGTCGAGGGTGACGCGGTCGGCCGGGTCAATGGTGGTGTCGCCCGCCCGACCGCCTGACCACTCCGCAGGTTCGGGTAGGGGCTCGGGAATCCAGTCGCCGACGTAGCTCTCCCGTCGGGCTCGTGCCGAGCTGAGCAAGTTGAGGCAGATGCGGCTGGCGACCTTGGTCAGCCAGGCGCCGGGGGATTCGATGGCTTGTTGCTGCGGAGACAGGGTGTACCAGCGGGCGTAGGTTTCCTGCACGGCATCCTCGGCTTCGGCGAAGGAGCCGAGGAGCCGAGGAGCCGGTAGGCGAGGTTGATCAGCTGACGCCGCTCGCTCGTGATCGCGCTGAGGCTCGGGTTGGGTCGGCCGTCTCCCGGCTCGGGGGTGGTCATGGTGTCGCCGGCTCCCTTGGTCGCGCCTGTCCTCACCAGTCCGACAAGACAGCGCCCCTGAACGTGACGATGTACCCACAGGGGCCCGCAGCTCCTGATCAGCGGCCGAGTCGTCGTGAGGCGCCGGGCGGCCAGGTGACGTGAACCATCGACGGCAACCCAATCAGAGCCGTACCCGGCGCCTCTGGATCCCAGGACCATACGACTGGCCCGTCCGACCCACCAACAACGTAGGACCCAATCAAGTTCAGTAGCGCTGCCATCGCCGCGCCAAGCACATCCGCTCGTCGCGGTCCCCCCGCGCTCCCCCTGGCCTAGGACAAGCCATCGAGCGGCCGGAGGAAGCGGCGCTCATACCGCTTGATGCAGCGGGTGCTACGAGCCAGTTCGAACGCGTCCTGGCACTCCGGGTCGGACATGCTGTCCGCACGGTACTGCTCGTAACTGGCCAGGCTAGCGAAGGAGAAGAGGGCGTAGGCGATGTCGCTGTCGCCCTCACTCGGCAGGAAGTAGCCGTGGTGCGTGCCGCCGAAACGGTTGACGAGCCCGACCCAACGGCGACCGTACTCTTCGAAGTCCTCAAGCTTGTCGGGGTCGATCTCGTACTTCAGATGAATGGTGATCACGCCTACATGATGCCGCGTGACCCAGCCGTACGGGGTGGAGATGACCTGCACCTTCCCGCCCAGCGGCGCCGCACCACCATTCCCGAGCCGTTGCCGTCCGCCCCCAGACCGCCGGACCTGGTCCACCGGCGCTTCACCGCCCACCGTCCCAACCAGTTGTGGGTCGCCGACCTCACCTGTATCCGCACCTGGTCGGGCTGGGTCTTCGTCGCCTTCGTCCTGGACGTGTACTCACGGATGATCGTCGGATGGCAGCTCGCCACCCACAGGCGCACCGATCTCCCCCTGGACGCCCTGGAGATGGCGCTCTGGCGGCGTGGAATCAAGAAGGGATCGGGTCTGATACGTCACAGCGACCGCGGCTCGCAACCCGGACTCAATCGGTTACGGCGAGCGGTTGCTGGAGACCGGTGCGACCGCGTCCGTCGGCTCCGTCGCGGACAGCTACGACAATGCCATGGCCGAGGCCCTCAACGGCTCGGTCAAGGCTGAGCCAATCCCGCACCAAGGACCCTTGGCGGGACGCTGACCAGGTAGAACGTGCCGTCGTCCAGTGGGTCGGCTGGTACAACACCGAGCGCCTGCACTCAGCCCTCGACTACCTCCCGCCCGAGGAATTCGAGGTCCAGCACTACCGATCCCAGCAACCACGAACGCCGCCTGAAACCACACAAACCGGCTGCTACGAAACTCGGAACAGCTCATGGCTGATGCCCGTAGCGGGCGTGCCCAATGTGCCACACGTAGGAGGCTGCGACGGCTTCCATGGCGTGAGCGTGATCCGCGAGTGCGTTCTTGCTGTTGGCGGCGAGTTCGGTGATTCGAAGGCGTGCGGTGGAGGCTTGGTCTTCACACATGCGGGAGGCCAGGCGGAACGCCCCTTCGAGGTCGCACTCGCGGTGTCGGATCAGCAGTGTTGGCAGGCTCAGAGGAGTCGGGTCACCGCGACCCGTCTCCTTCGCGTACGAGGCAAGGTCGTTGATCCACCCGGCAAGGTCGGCAACGGCCTTCTCCAGCTCCCGCACTCCTGCCGAGGCTCGCTGATCCTCGGTGAGTTCGTACCCGAGCACGACTTCCGCGGTCGCCATAACGGTCCGGACGAAGACCGTGTGTGGGCGCATCGCGCAATAGTCGCTCAGGGTGACCTGGTCGAGCCTGTCGAGGTGATGGGCCTCCCAGAGGATGCCGAAGAGGTTGTCCCGCAGGTGTGCGGTGAGCCGTAGGTACTGCGTGGGCGTGGCCCGTTCCCGGAACCGGTGCAGGAGGTCCCGCAGGGCGGCGATGCAGGCGTCGTCATCGGCCGCCGGCTCGTCGTGGCCGGCCAGCAGGTGGACACAGTGACTGATGCGGCGGACCAGACGGGCGGTGTCACGGCCTCCTTCGGCCTCGCCGTGTACGTCGTCGAACGCGGTGAGCCACAGAAAGAGATCGGCGCAGAGGAACACGCCGTCCCGGTCCGCCGTGGGCAGGACACGAGCCACCCCCTGGGCCGTGATGTTGCAGAGGGCCTTCGCCTCGCCGGGTGAACCGATCAGGGGGAAGGTCCGGAGCCAGTGGGTGGTCTGTTCCTCGATGGCGTCGGCATACGGGCTGGTGGCGAAGGGGCCGGGGAAAGAGCCTCGGAGGTCGGGCATCGGCAGGGTACGCGCGTCCGAGCTGCGGGTGTGGCTCATGCGGCTGTCCCCGCGACGGCCCGCTGCCTGGTTTCGGCGACCATACGGGGGTCCGACGGGTGCACGGTGAGCAGGCCGACCGGCTCCACGGTGGCGCCGGGAACGGGCCGCAGCCGCCAGCGGGACGCGATGAAAGCCGTGATGACGATCGCCTCCGTCCAGGCGAACGCGTCGCCGATGCACATGCGTTTTCCCGATCCGAAGGGGATGAAGGCTCCCCTCGGCGGCTGGGGGCGCTCCGGCAGCCAGCGGTCGGGGTCGAAGCGCAGCGGGTCGGGGTACAGGGCCGGATCCCGGTGCAGTGCGTAGGGACTCCACAGCACCTGCTCACCCGCCGGGAGGCTGACCTGCCCGAGGCGCACGGGCTTGGTGGCCTGCCGGGTCACCAGCCAGCCGGCGTGGTGCAGGCGCAGGGTCTCACTGACCAGCCTGCGCGTGAAGGCGAGTCGGGGGACGTGCTCGGCGGTGATCGGGCCCTCTCCGACCACGGAGTCGACCTCCTCGTGCAGCCTGCGCTCCAGCTCGGGGTCGCGGCCCAGCTCGTGGAACAGCCAGGCCAGCATGACTCCCGTCGTCTCGGAGCCCGCAGCCAGCAGCCCGATGATCTCCGACAGGATCTCGTTGTCGGGCAGTGGCGCACCGGTTTCGTCCCGGGCCTCCAGGAGCAGTGTCACGAGGTCGTCGTGGGCGTCGGGGACCGCCCGGCGCTCCGCGATGATGTCCGCCACCTCGCTGCGCAGCAGGCTGCGGGCGGCCTTGAGCCGCCGGTTGCTGCGGGTGGGCAGCCGTTCCAGCGAGGACACGGGCACCATGGTGCGCCAGATGGCGGCCGTGAAGACCGTGTCGACGGCGTCGAGGATCGCGCGCGCCCGCTCCTGCTCCGCGCGGAAGGAGCACAGCACTGACATGGCCACGTCCTGGGCCATGAGCCCCATCTCGGTCTTCAGGTCCAGCAGTTCCCCCTCACGCCAGTCCGTGATGGACGGCTCCACCGTTTCCCGCATCGTGTTGACGTACCCGCTGATCCGCTCGCGGTGGAAGGCGGGCTGGAGCAGACGGCGCCGACGCAGGTGGGGCTCGCCTTCCGCGACCGGCAGGGCCGACTGACCGAAAAGCTTGAGCTTCTCGCCCAGCAACCCCTTGGAGAATGAGCCGGACTTGCTGGTGAGCATTTCGTGGATCAGCTCATGAGAGTTGACCACGGTCACCTTCTTGAGGCCGACCGACATACGGACGATCGGCCCGTATGTGCGCAGGCGTTCGACGAACTCCAGGCGGTCCTTGAGCAGGGGCACAACGTGTCCGATGAGCGGCAACCGCCCCGGAGCGGTCGGCGGAACGTTCATGTCGGCAGTCACATCTATGTCAGGAGTCACGCGTCCGTCCTTTCCACATATGCTTCTGTACATGCGGCTGCGCGACGTGCCCGCAGCAACTCCCGCGCAGCGAGCACCTCCGCTTCGATCACTGCGATGGGCGCATACAGGGTTTTGTCGTGCCACAGGGCGGGGTGCTGGTGGCTCGGGTGCGAGGCGGCGCGCAGATACGTTTCGGCAAGGTCCAGGGCCCGGGTGTGCTGCGGCTGCGGTGTGGGTGTGGCGGCGCTCAGCAGGATTTTGACGGCGTATGCGGTTTCTTCGACGGTGCTGCCCCACACGCCCCAGGAGCCGTCGGCGCGCTGAGTGTCAGTGGTCCACGCGGCGGCGCTCCGGACGGCGCTGGACGCGTGGTGGCCGCCGTACTGTGCGAGCGCGGTGACGCTTCGCGCGGTGGCGTAGTAGGGGGAGGCATGCCACTTGTCGGTCCAGTGCCCTTCGGGTTGCTGCTGGCCGGTCAGCCAGTCGCAGAGCTTCGCCGCTCGGGGGCCGTATGTGTGCTCTGCCGTCGGGCAGCGCCGCAGGTAGCTCACGAGGGCCTGGAGGGCGTGGGCGTTCGCGGTGACCGATCCGGTGTCCTCGCCGATGTAGCAGTCGTAGTGGCTGCCGTTGTGGAACAGGTCCAGCGGTGCCGGGTCGTACGGCAGGCCGACGAGCGAGGCAACCAGCACTGCCATGGCAGTGTCGTCGGCATCGGTCATGAGGCCGGGCGCACCGCGCACGCCTTGCGGATCGTAGATCTCCTCGGCCCACCCACGGACAGTGGGAAGAGCGGCAGCGGGCAGGTGGGCGCGCGCCAGTGCGGCGGCGACCCATAGCCGTTCGACCACGCGGAGGGGCGCGGCCTCGGGGAAGAGACCGCCGTAGCGCTGCGCCACCGCGGTGAGGTCGTCGACGGCCCGAGCGGTAGTGGCAGGTGACCGCGTTGCCCGTGCCGCGGTGGCGGCCGGCGAGCTGCCCAGCAGGCCTTCGACGTCAGGGACGAGCGACGGTGGTATGTAGCTGCCTAGGCCTTCGAACGTATGGTGAAACTTGACGGGCAGGCTGCCCGCCGACTCGTACCGCCTGGCAACGGAAGCGGGTGCCGACGCGTGGAAGCCGCCCGGAACCGGCAGCCGGGGGCCACCGAAGCCGGGCATGTCCCCGCCGGTGATCAGGGAGCCCAGCTTCTCGTTGATCTCGGCCACCAGGCTGGGTACGAGAATTTCCGCTGCGGCCGTGTCCGGCCACGGGCCCGCCGATGGCATTGATCGCAGTACGTCGAGGCCTCTGTTCACCGCGGCTGTGAGCCGGCCGGTGACCTCTGCGGACGCGGTGCCCCTTCGCAGGACGGCCAGTGCGGCCTCCACCCCGCTGAGTGTCGGCAGCAGCCGGTAGGGCAGCGGCCCCTCCCCCCAACTGCCGTCGGGCGCCTGCTGTTCCAGCAGGTACGTGATCCGCCGTGGCTCCTCGGGCAGCCACGGCGCCGCCGAGAGGACGCGGGCCGTCTCGTACAGGGAGGGACGGACGCTTCCCCACCCGTCCTGGTCGGCCCTGGCCACCAGGCTGGTGGCTCGTTCGGCGTAGGACGTGCTGATGGGCGTGCTGATGCTCATGGGGCGACTTCCTCCTCGGGGTTCTGACTGGCGGAGTGCGGCGATGCGTTATGTCTGCCTGGCCGTCGCGTCCAGGGCGAGCCGGCGCAGGGAGGCTGTGGCACTTCCCGGGAAGGGGGCGTCGTCCAGGGCGGCGAGGGCGGCGGCCCGTCGTGTGGTGATCATTTCCTCCACGGTCTGCCGGGCGCCGGTGGAGTTCAGGATCGTGCGGACCGCGGCTGCGTGTTCCTCGTTGAGGTCGCTTCGGCCGACGAGCTCGCGCAGTGTTTTCAGTTCGGCCGTGGAGGCTCGCTGGACCGCGAGCGCCATCAGGACGGTGGCCTTGCCCTCGCGCAGGTCGTCCAGTACTGGTTTGCCCGTTTTGGCAGGATCACCGAAGACCCCGAGCAGGTCGTCCCGCAGCTGAAACGCTTCTCCTAGTGGGATGCCGAAACCGGTGCAGGCATCGAGTACGGGCGGGGTTGCTCCGGCCGCTGCTGCCCCTATGTGAAGGGGTCGTTCTATGGTGTATTTAGCCGTCTTGTATCGAATAACGTGCAGTGCCGTATCCACATCACCGGTGAGGCGGCCGGTGGTCTGCAAGTCCAAGAGCTGGCCGTACATGACCTCGCTCCGCATCTCGGCCACCAGTGGCAGCACCTGCGCCAGCCGCCCCGGGCTGAGGTCCGCTGTTCGGAGGAGTTCATCGGACCACACCAGGGCCAGATCGCCGAGCAGGACGGCCGCGCCCAGACCGTGTGCCTCGGCCCTGCTGCCCGGGCCGCCGCTGTCGGTATACGCGGTGGCCAGTGCACGGTGGGCGGACGGCCGGCCGCGGCGGATATCGCTGTCGTCCATCACGTCGTCGTGTACCAGGGCGAACACCTGGAAGAGTTCGAGGCTGGCGGCAGTGCGAACGGCAGCAGTCATGTCACCTGTTGCTCCGGCGGCTTGCCATCCGTACAGGCACAGCAGGGACCGAAGTCGTTTTCCGCCGGTCAGGAGTCCGCGCAGGGCGGTGGTCAGGTAGAGCAGCTCGATTCCTGGCGCAGCACGTTCCTTGTCGTCCAGGAATCCGGTCAGAGCCGCGCCGACCTTCTGTCGTAGGGAAGAGAGGTCGGGCAGTCCCGTGGGAAGGGTTTGTGTCACCGGCGGTTGATCCTCTTTCGTTCGGGAACCGTCGTCGCGGTTCCGTTCTTGCAGAGGACGGGTCAACGGACCCGCGTCTCCTCCCTGAGGTTGTAGCGGTGGTGCCGGCCGGCTCCCGGGCGGCACCACCGCGACGTGACGATCGACGGCAGGTGATACGGCTTCTACGCCTCAGTGCCGCCTGACGTCGGGGAGAACGGTGTGTCCCGCTCGGGGCGGGAAGGGCTCCGGCTCCAGGGGGTGGCCCCGTTGGCGTCGGGGGTCAGCGGGGTGAATCGGGCCGGGAGCGAGGTGAGCGTCCGGTGGACAGCCCCGGGGCGGTAGGTCAGCCTGTCGGCGGGAACATCCAGTTCGATGTCCGGCAGATAGGTCAGGAGCCTCTCGATGGCGGCCGTGGCGATCAGTGTGGCGACGTCACGGGCAGGACATGTATGGGGACCTGCGGCGAAGGCCAGGTGGGCCTTGTTCCCGGAGCGGTAGCCGTCCGCCGGAATGCCCGAGTGGGGACAGGTGTTGGCGGCTGCGTACGACACCATGACGGGCGAGCCCGCGGGGATGCGAGCGCCGTGGAAGGTCACGTCCTTCTTGGGAAAGTGGACGCTGTAGTTGGCCAGCGGCGCGTCGTGCCACAGCGCGTCGTCGATGGCGTTCTGGATGGGCAGGCTCCCGGTGGTCAGGGTGCCGAAATAGCGGTCGTCGCTGAGCATGCGGACGAGCGTGTTGGCGATGAGGTTGCCCAGCGGCTCGTTCCCGGCCCCGAGGGTGATGAGGATCTGGTTGACGGCCTCTTCCTGGCTCAGCCCATTGGGATGATCGATGAACCAGGAGGTCAGATCGTGGCCGCGCTGTGCCGCCTTGGTCGCGTAGAGCGTTTCGAGGTAGGCGCCGAACGACTGCCCGCCCGCAGCTTGCGTCTCCGGATCGCTGTCCATCATCGCCCCGAGCGCCCACACAAGCCGCCGGCCCTCCTCGTCCGGCATGCCGAACAGAGCGTTGAAGACCATCAGGGGCAGCTGCTGCGCGTACTGGCGGACGAGGTCAACCGTCCCGGTATCGGCGAATTCCTGGAGCAGCGTGTCGGCGAAGCGGAATGTCAGGGCGCGCACATCATGGGGATCCAGGAGACCGAAGCTGTCCGTGATCACACGTCGCAGGTGCGCGTGTGCCTCGCCGTCGGCGAAGAACAGACTCGGCCGCCACTCCACCAGGGGCCGGATCGGGCTGTCCTCCGGCACCTGGGGCAGCCAGCTCCGGGTGTCCTTGGTCCACGTATCGGTGTCCTGGAGGAGGTCGAGGGCGGCTCGGTAGTCGGTGACCAGGTTGACCACGACACCGGGGGCCACCTCGGCTACGCCGACCGGTCCCTGTCTGCGCAGCAGTTCATAGCTGCGCTGCGGGTTCGCGGCGTGTTCGGCCCCGTGCAGGGACACGGGGGCTTCGGCTGGTGTGAGCGTCACGAGGCTTTGACTCCGGCAACGGATATGGAATGGGCGGTCAGTTGGGCGAGGGCGTGCAGGCCGCTGTTCTTCTCTCGTGCGTCACAGGTGACCAGTGGTGTCTCCGGGGCGAGGTCGAGCTTCGAACGGATGAGCGCCAAGTCGTACTTGGGTGAGTCAGGGAAGACATTGACAGCGACGGCGTACGGCAAACCGCGCTCCTCGATGAGTTCCATCACTTCCCAGGAGTCCTTGAGCCGCCGGGTGTCGACCAGGATGAGGGCACCGAGTGCTCCGAACGCGATGCCTTCCCACAGCGGAAGGAAGCGGCGCTGCCCCGGAGTTCCGTACAAGTACAGAACGATCTTGTCGCCTGGCAGCGTCAGACGGCCGAAGTCGATGGCGACCGTGGTGGTGGTTTTGTCGCGCAGGACATCGTGGCTGAGGTCATCGGTAGCGACCGCCGCGTTCGTCATGACCTCGTCGGTGTGCAGTGTCGGAATCTGCGACAGCGACTTGACCACGGTCGTCTTGCCGATACCGAGCGGGCCGGCAACGAGGATCTTGATCCTTCGGTGTTCCCCCTCGGGCAGGTAGACGGGGGGCGAGCTAGGCGGCAAGGAGAGCGTGGAGTCCACTCAGAACCTCCTCCAGGACTTCTTTCGACGGTCGGCCATCGTTCGACGCGCGGAGGGCGTCCGGAAGCGGGACGGTGGCCTTTAACTGACCGTCACTGACGAGTTGTTCGGCGAGCACCAGAGTCACGCTGACCGGGAGGCCGAGGTAGCCGGCCAGTTCGACGACGCTGAGCGATCCGTCGGTGAGGAGCTCGATCACGCGCTGGTGCACCGCTGTGTGGTACCTCGCGAGGGGCAGACCACTGGCACGCAGAGCGGCCAGCGAATCGAGGGTGCCCGAGAGGCCGGCGCCGGGGCTGGTCCCGGTCGCGAGGTAGGCCGGCAGCAGCCGTCGCTGTTCCTGGCCCCGGCTCATGACGCCCCGTCGCTGGTACGGGCGGGAACGGACATTATCTGTTCCCCGAGTTTCATTGCCTGGCGGGCCATGGTGGCCGCGACCACTCCCATGGGCATGTCCTCGTCGCCCGCCGCCGCGATCAGGGTGTTGGTTCCCTCGCCGACCGGCATGACCATGTAGATACCCCGGTCGTTGTGCGAGGTGACGGTCTTGAGCGGAGTGCTTCGAGGGGCTCCCAGAACGGCGTTGGTGGCGGCGCGGGAGGCGGAGTGCAGCGCGGCGGTCATCGCACCGATGCCGTCTGCCTCGTCCTTGGTGAGATCCTCGGAGATGGCCTGGACCATCCCGTCGAGAGTCATGGTCAGGGCGTGCCGGACACCACGGATTTCGGTGATGGGCTTCAGGACCCAGGCGGACGGGCCGGTCTCTTCGTGGGTTTCAGGCATGGTCACAGTGTTGACTCCGAATCGGTGACGGACCGGTCGCCGGTGAGGCCACTTTGGAAATCGCTCCACATGGCACCGGTGTCTTCCGGGTTCAAGGGGCGGGGCGCTGCGGCGGCCTCATTATCGGTGGCTGTCGCTGAGAAACGGCGGCGGCGCTGCGGAAGCGCGGCCGCGCCGGTCGGCGCGGGCGATTGCGCGGGCGAGTCGGCAGCGGCGGGCCGCTTGTGGGCCTGTGGCGCCACGGCAGGTTGGGGAGCCATGACCGACGGAGGTGTGGCGTTTTCGTCGATCGAGGTCAACAAGTTCTCGGGAACGGACACCACAGCGCGCACCCCGCCATAGGGAGAGGAAGTGTCGATGGAGACATGGAGGCCGTAGTCGGCGACGAGACGGCCGATGGCGGCGAAGCCCATGGACGGCGGATCGCCGAGTTCGAGGAGCAACACCTCCTGCTGGTCACCCGATATCAGACTTCGGCCGCGGGCGAGCGCCTCTGAGGTCATGCCCTTGCCGGCGTCGTCGATCGTGATGCACACACTGCCGTTGCCGGTCTGGATCAAGCCGACGTCCACCATGAGGTCGTCACGGGAGTGCTCCAGCGCGTTGGCCATCAGCTCGGCGCAGACCACAGCAACAGGCTCGGCCGCACGCCCGACCACGCCGATGTTGGAAAAACCCAGCCGAGAAACGATGTTGATGCGGTCGAAGCCGCGCAGTCGGGAGGAGGCGCCACTGACGACCTCGCTCACGTAGGTGTCCTTGCGGACGTGACCCGGCCAGCCTCCGCACACGATGGCGGATCTCTGCGTGAGGCGCAGGTTCTGCTCATTGATGTGGTCGGACTCAAGCAGACTCTGCGTCAGACGGGGCGGCGCGCTGAACTCGTGCTGTAGACCCACGATATTCGTCTGCAACCGGTAGGAGAGGGCCTGGGACTCCTGAGTCGCGCCACGCAGAGCAGCCCGAGCAGCGGCGTCGATGCGGCGCCTTTCCTTGAGGACGATGCCAGAAACCGCTTCGGGTAGGGCGTCGAGGAGCTGTGCAGCCTCGGACCCCGCGAGGTGCTTGTGCAGGAGTCCGGGGACGGGGTGATGAGAGCTGATCAGGTGCAGTGCGAGAGCGGGAAGCCGATCGGAGACGAGGTGACGAACTTCGTCGAGAAGCTCCGCCTCGCGGGTACTGAGTTCCTTCGTGCGGGACTCTGCGGCCTGCCTGTTCTGCACCTCGGTTCGGGTGCGGCCCTCGGCAGCCTGCACACGGGAATTGGCGGCCTGCGCCTCCGCGGACAAGTCTCTGACCCGTCGTACGTGCTTGCGGCGCGAGCGTGCCAGGAGCAGCGCCCAGACTGCTAGGAGGAGGGACAAGACGCCGAGGGCAAGGGCGATTTTTGAGGACAAGGTCACGGAGGGTGGTCCTAGAGGTCGGTCGAGCCTTCGAAGAGCGGCGCAGCGGTTCACTCCCCCGTAGGGGTGGTGAGTGCGGCCTCCGGAGAACTGGCGGACAGGAGAACAATGTGGCAATTGGTGAATAGTGCGTGGACCGTTCATACAGGGCGAAGAAGTGCACCGCAGACAAACGACTGCGAGGCCGAGACGGGGCCCGGTGAATCGCCCGAGCCGGCCAAGGCTCCAGCGGCGCGATCCCCACGGGCAGCGTCGGCCGTGCGGCCAGCCCTCGCGCAACTCCCGGCCCCGGAAACGGTCGCAGGGCGGAGCCCGCTGAACGCAAATGAACAGGTTCATCAGAGCTCCGTTGATGACTGCGAACGTCGGCTACATCGGGTGCTTCCCGCCATCGCACGCAGTCGCCGCGGCCCTGGCACTTCCTAAAGCGCCGTCAGTTTACTGGAGTTGATCTGTGCACGCGGCGTTGGTGGGCCCGCGCAGTTACGAACCGGACGATCTTTGCTCGCCGGGTTCTCGCTGATCGCACGGCGTAGACAGTGGCACTCTCCGGCAACTCGCCGTATCGCCCCGTACTGGGTGATCGTTGGCGGCGGTGTCGAAGAGAGCGACACCAGCCGGGAGGCCGCGCTCCTGAGTGAGGTCCGTGAGGAGATCGCCGGTGATGCGGACATCGTGCGCCTGCTCCACGAGATGGAGAATGCAGAGGGGGAGAAGGAGTACTTCAGAAGTTGCTCGCCTTCCTACCGGTCTTCCGTGCCTCCGCACGCCTTCAGCACCTGCATCTCCGGGGCGGTGAATCTCCTCGACCCGCGCGCGGTGGTGCTGGGCGGCGAGCTCTCGCGGCTCGCACCGTGGCTTCTGCCGTCCCTGGAGCGGGAGTTGACGCGCCGGATGGCGACGTCTGCGCCGGCGGTGGCGTTACAGGCGCAGATCGTGCTGGCGTGTGCAGGCCCTGACGTTCCGCCGATTGTTGTGGTGGCGCGGGATCTTCGGGTAGCGGCGGATGCGGTCCGCAAGTGGTGTCGGCGGACCCTCGCCTGGACGCGGCACGTCTCCCTCGGTGGGCGCGTCGCCGATCTCCAAGATCCCGCCGAGGAGTTCCGTGACCCTGACTCTCCGCTGTGGGGCGTGCGGTTCGAAGACCCGATGGGCGTCAAGCATCACGCGTACCACGAGACAGTCCTCAGGGGCCTGAGCACGGCTGTGTACACGGACGACGCGAAGGAGTCGGCCCCCATCTCCACGTGGGTGCAGGACGGCCGAGAAGCGAAAGCTGGAGCCGCTCCCTGCATCGGGGCCTTCCCGGTCGTGCAGCTCGGGCTGTTCTCGGACGCCGCTGTCCGATTCCCATACCAGGGGCATAATGCTGACACGGCCGAGTGACATTCGGGCGTGAGCGCGAGCCGCGTACGTCGGGCGGGCGGCACTCACCACAGGGTGCTGCCCGCCGACGTGTGAGGTCACCGCCAGCCACCCCCGACTATCGCTGCTGCGCCGCACCCACCCCCGGAACACCTCCAGGTGCTTCCACGGCTGA
The sequence above is drawn from the Streptomyces sp. NBC_01591 genome and encodes:
- a CDS encoding DUF742 domain-containing protein, yielding MSRGQEQRRLLPAYLATGTSPGAGLSGTLDSLAALRASGLPLARYHTAVHQRVIELLTDGSLSVVELAGYLGLPVSVTLVLAEQLVSDGQLKATVPLPDALRASNDGRPSKEVLEEVLSGLHALLAA
- a CDS encoding roadblock/LC7 domain-containing protein translates to MPETHEETGPSAWVLKPITEIRGVRHALTMTLDGMVQAISEDLTKDEADGIGAMTAALHSASRAATNAVLGAPRSTPLKTVTSHNDRGIYMVMPVGEGTNTLIAAAGDEDMPMGVVAATMARQAMKLGEQIMSVPARTSDGAS
- a CDS encoding cytochrome P450, with translation MTLTPAEAPVSLHGAEHAANPQRSYELLRRQGPVGVAEVAPGVVVNLVTDYRAALDLLQDTDTWTKDTRSWLPQVPEDSPIRPLVEWRPSLFFADGEAHAHLRRVITDSFGLLDPHDVRALTFRFADTLLQEFADTGTVDLVRQYAQQLPLMVFNALFGMPDEEGRRLVWALGAMMDSDPETQAAGGQSFGAYLETLYATKAAQRGHDLTSWFIDHPNGLSQEEAVNQILITLGAGNEPLGNLIANTLVRMLSDDRYFGTLTTGSLPIQNAIDDALWHDAPLANYSVHFPKKDVTFHGARIPAGSPVMVSYAAANTCPHSGIPADGYRSGNKAHLAFAAGPHTCPARDVATLIATAAIERLLTYLPDIELDVPADRLTYRPGAVHRTLTSLPARFTPLTPDANGATPWSRSPSRPERDTPFSPTSGGTEA
- a CDS encoding sensor histidine kinase; the encoded protein is MTLSSKIALALGVLSLLLAVWALLLARSRRKHVRRVRDLSAEAQAANSRVQAAEGRTRTEVQNRQAAESRTKELSTREAELLDEVRHLVSDRLPALALHLISSHHPVPGLLHKHLAGSEAAQLLDALPEAVSGIVLKERRRIDAAARAALRGATQESQALSYRLQTNIVGLQHEFSAPPRLTQSLLESDHINEQNLRLTQRSAIVCGGWPGHVRKDTYVSEVVSGASSRLRGFDRINIVSRLGFSNIGVVGRAAEPVAVVCAELMANALEHSRDDLMVDVGLIQTGNGSVCITIDDAGKGMTSEALARGRSLISGDQQEVLLLELGDPPSMGFAAIGRLVADYGLHVSIDTSSPYGGVRAVVSVPENLLTSIDENATPPSVMAPQPAVAPQAHKRPAAADSPAQSPAPTGAAALPQRRRRFSATATDNEAAAAPRPLNPEDTGAMWSDFQSGLTGDRSVTDSESTL
- a CDS encoding GTP-binding protein; this encodes MDSTLSLPPSSPPVYLPEGEHRRIKILVAGPLGIGKTTVVKSLSQIPTLHTDEVMTNAAVATDDLSHDVLRDKTTTTVAIDFGRLTLPGDKIVLYLYGTPGQRRFLPLWEGIAFGALGALILVDTRRLKDSWEVMELIEERGLPYAVAVNVFPDSPKYDLALIRSKLDLAPETPLVTCDAREKNSGLHALAQLTAHSISVAGVKAS